The Archocentrus centrarchus isolate MPI-CPG fArcCen1 chromosome 1, fArcCen1, whole genome shotgun sequence genome includes the window TTGTTTTAACAATTAGTGAGTTTAAAATATCTTAATAAATCAGCTACGGCATCAGCTAACAGTTACTGTCATTAAGCGCATATCTGATTCTTATCATATAATGATGTACTTAGAAAAGTCtggtttaatttgtttaatttcaaGACCTATTTAATTttagtgggattttttttaatcttcttacCAATTATCACCATTTATATAACCCTCGCAGTACTTTCAAGAAGGTGAGAGAGCTTTACGGCAGTAGGGGAAAACACTGgtgtaaataatgaaataaatggctgagttcagtttcacagtTTCAGGGTTCTAGCATTGTTCACGGCTGACTGCCACAGCTTATGGGGCACTTAAATCATCCTTATTTTCTTATGAGTAAAAATGACGTTGAATTTACAAAAAGAGTTGTTACACAGAACATATCTAAAAGGTTATGACACCATAATGAACCTAGTTGTTGCTGTTCACAATATCTGCCCTGACTTAGACTGAATTAATTAGCAAGCACTGAATAGAGTCGTTATCCGACAGAACACAGCTTCCCTTCTCGGAAAGAACAAAATCCTACAGACCAGGTTCCTTTACTGGGTCAGCCACCTACTCTGCAATCTTTTCAGATCGCACTTTAACCTGAACTCCTCACCTCTGCTTGTCATATTATCTGCACCTATCAACAGTCAGACACAGTTAGGTTTCTgacattaggaaaaaaaaaacatttttgatggcctcaaatatataaaaacacccACACTTATTTTTGTACTTAAGAAAAAGATTTACACAACTCTGATTACATCTTGTGTCTTTGTCAGGTTAGTTACTTAAGCTACTGCCTTAAGTTTAGCACATAAATGCCATTAGGACCATTATATATTTGAAAGGTCTTACAAAAGACTTCTACTGCCTCAAGCTTTAATAGCAAAAGTGTATATAAAGCAGGCAATCTTACCATTGTTTCCTCTTAGAAAGGCATCTCCATATTTGTTCTTAAGCTGCCCGTTAACATACTCCTCTGTCTGCTCTATGGCAATGTTCATGTAGCCATCTAAACAGGCCAGGACACCTGCGGGTAGACAAACACAGTGTTTTCGTTAAAAGCCAGCATTTAGAGATCTGCATTAAAGGAAACAAGTGGCTAGGCTGTGACCTACCTCTATAATCCACCCCAGAGTTCAGTTTGACCACAACAGGTCTGCCAATGATCTGTTTCAGAAAGTCACTCGGAGTCTGCTTCCTCAGGCTCATTTTGATCGTGATCTGAAAGATGAACAGCAGACGTTATAGTCGCGGTTTATTTCATGGAGCTAAGTTAGCACAGCACCAGCTAACAGTGAAAGGATTTCCAAACGCAGACAACTAGGCTAGCTGCTAATTAGCTAGTGTAGCTAACCCGCTAACGCGCTGTTAGTCCGTGACTGTTTGCGCGGCAAGCAATTCACCGTCTTTGTAAGAACCCTGTATACATTTTCTGCGTGCCAACAGCACAGGGAGAAGCACTTGAATTTTTATCTGTAAAAACAATATGTTTGTTAGCGTTTCACTCACCAGACGGACGTTTTCCAGACGACTCTATTTAGCACGGACGTCAGATTGACCAATCACAGGCGTGCTCTCTACGGAAAGCGgctgaggacaaaaaaaatcttaattgaTTGGCCACATGGTACTAATCAGATATCAAAGCGGCTACAACGTAAGGCGCAATTCTCTGAGAAAAGTATTTGCTCCcttcatgatttatttttccttattttcttagATATTTGTCacttttcagatcatcaaacaaatttaatattaaacaaagataacctgagtaaatacaaaatgcagtttttaaattatgatttcatttattagggGATAAAAGCCATCcagccctatgtgaaaaagaaattgcCCCTTGtgaaatcatgaattaactgtgattgaCCACAATTTCTGGAAAGCTGAGCTCAATTTCACCAGTCACACACAGGCCCGTcgactgccagacctgttgaatcaagaaatcacttaaatagaacctgtctgacaaagtgaagtaagctaaaagatttcaaaaagcaacacatcgtgccacaatataaaaaaacgaaacaaacaaacaaaaacctacTCAAGAACAGCTAAGAAACAAAGTCaatgacatctatcagtctgaaaaggtttacaaagccatttctaaggctttgggactccagtgaactaCAGTGAGAGTCactatccacaaatggagaaaacttggaacagtgtgcaagagtttatgattcaacaataagaaagaaactggacaaaaatggcatccatgggagagctcaaagccgaaaaccactgctgaccaaaaagaacccAAAGGCTTGTGTCATATTTGCCAGAAAAACATCTTGAAGATCCCAGAGACCTTTGGgtaaatattctgtggactgacgagacaaaagtttAATGTTTTGGAAGATTTGAGTCTCGTtatatctggtgtaaaaataaaacagcatttcagaaaaagaacatcataccagcAGTCAAACATTGTGGtgatagtgtgatggtctggggctactttgctgcttcaggacctggacgactggccgtaattgatggaaccgtGAACTCTTCTCTCTACCAGAAAGTCCTGAAGAAACTGTCCAGACATCAGTTTGTGTCCTGAAATTCAAGCAAACTTCAGTTATGCAACAGGGCAGTAATCCAAAACACAGCACCAAgcccacctctgaatggctaaaaaaagaaaat containing:
- the lsm6 gene encoding U6 snRNA-associated Sm-like protein LSm6 → MSLRKQTPSDFLKQIIGRPVVVKLNSGVDYRGVLACLDGYMNIAIEQTEEYVNGQLKNKYGDAFLRGNNVLYISTQKRKV